In Companilactobacillus allii, one genomic interval encodes:
- a CDS encoding DHH family phosphoesterase translates to MNSFKEIISTIKKYDKIVILRHQNPDPDALGSQVGLATALIQAYPNKKILTGGHNAEGLKWLATMDEVSDDDYNGALVICVDTANTPRVDDERFNDGDFLIKIDHHPNDEAYGGQLIVNTDASSCSEIIADLIDSTDELTLTKSVAYYLYAGIVGDTGRFMYPATTQHTMNVVGTFISLGIDFSGINQNMNEITLAQAQLQGELFNRLQVDESGAALAIIDLDLMEKLGINQEKANSVVSTPGRLHEVTSWLEAVQKDDKTYRMHLRSQGPIINELAKEHDGGGHPLASGANAKDLDEVNQMFKELIEIVKDFKSKGE, encoded by the coding sequence ATGAATAGTTTCAAAGAGATTATTTCAACAATCAAAAAATATGACAAGATAGTTATACTACGTCATCAAAATCCCGATCCAGATGCTCTTGGATCACAAGTTGGGTTGGCAACAGCACTTATCCAGGCCTATCCAAATAAGAAGATATTAACTGGTGGACACAACGCTGAGGGTCTTAAATGGTTAGCAACAATGGACGAAGTCAGTGATGACGACTATAATGGTGCATTGGTGATTTGCGTTGATACTGCAAACACTCCACGAGTTGATGATGAACGTTTCAATGACGGGGACTTTTTGATTAAAATTGACCATCATCCTAATGATGAAGCATATGGTGGCCAATTAATTGTTAATACAGATGCTAGTTCATGTTCAGAAATAATTGCTGACTTGATCGATTCAACAGATGAATTAACTTTAACAAAATCCGTTGCGTATTATTTATATGCTGGTATAGTAGGTGATACTGGCCGTTTCATGTATCCAGCTACTACTCAACATACAATGAATGTTGTTGGAACTTTTATTAGCTTGGGAATTGATTTTTCCGGTATCAATCAAAATATGAATGAGATAACCTTGGCACAAGCCCAGTTACAAGGTGAATTGTTCAATCGACTACAAGTTGATGAATCAGGTGCTGCACTAGCCATCATCGACTTAGATTTAATGGAAAAATTGGGAATTAATCAAGAAAAAGCTAACTCAGTTGTATCAACTCCAGGTAGATTACATGAAGTAACTTCTTGGTTAGAGGCAGTTCAAAAAGATGATAAGACATATAGAATGCACTTGCGTTCTCAAGGCCCTATCATCAATGAGTTAGCCAAAGAACATGATGGCGGTGGACATCCATTAGCTAGTGGTGCAAATGCTAAAGATTTGGATGAAGTAAACCAAATGTTTAAGGAATTGATTGAGATCGTTAAAGATTTCAAATCGAAGGGTGAATAG
- the yajC gene encoding preprotein translocase subunit YajC, which produces MNYLTLGAAAGGSNMIFIVFIVIMFVGMYFISIRPQKKQQQKRQEMLKQMDKGDKVVTLGGVKGVIASIDRENKEVVVDCDGIYLTFDLNFIRRTTPAATGTVKSEDAPKEVTPKEETTEKVAPKEEAPKEAKSDDNTEDVKPEEKSADASDKDDVKEDSEEK; this is translated from the coding sequence TTGAATTATTTAACATTAGGCGCTGCAGCAGGTGGATCAAACATGATATTTATCGTATTTATCGTAATCATGTTTGTTGGTATGTACTTTATTTCTATTCGTCCACAAAAGAAACAACAACAAAAACGTCAAGAAATGCTTAAACAAATGGACAAGGGTGACAAAGTTGTTACACTTGGTGGTGTTAAGGGTGTTATTGCATCTATTGACCGTGAGAATAAAGAAGTCGTTGTTGATTGTGATGGTATTTACTTAACATTTGATTTGAACTTTATTCGTAGAACTACTCCAGCCGCAACTGGAACAGTTAAGAGTGAAGATGCTCCAAAAGAAGTTACTCCAAAAGAAGAGACTACTGAAAAAGTTGCCCCTAAAGAAGAAGCTCCTAAAGAAGCAAAATCAGATGATAATACTGAAGATGTAAAACCTGAAGAAAAATCAGCTGATGCTTCAGATAAAGATGATGTAAAAGAAGATTCAGAAGAGAAATAA
- the dinB gene encoding DNA polymerase IV: MGFLKIPIIIEENRKIIHVDMDAFFASVEERAHPQYKNKCLIVAPDPRKNHHHGVVTTANYNARKYGAHSAMPAQQAIELIPRDKLVIAPPNFELYRKTSDYIHNIFGEVTDNYQSVALDEAYLDVTENKLNESNTLKIANYIQQRIIRETQLTCSVGISYNKFLAKMASDYRKPFGRTIILGEYAEDFLRPIPIEKFNGIGKAMQQKLHDMDIYTGGDLQELDQDVFINTFGKMGYIMFKRVHGIDDSPVNSHRVRKSIGRERTYNQNLVLKEQIEKELNFLADLVSKDLKKQRQHGKTVVLKLRNSDFDTVTKRMTFQDYVQDKDEIYRIAKEIYDKLDISDQKIRLLGITLTNLDPLSYEEVSLNLFKTEDN; this comes from the coding sequence ATCGGATTTTTAAAAATACCAATTATAATTGAAGAAAATAGAAAAATCATCCATGTTGACATGGATGCTTTTTTCGCTTCTGTAGAAGAAAGAGCTCATCCACAATATAAAAATAAGTGCCTAATAGTAGCGCCAGATCCTAGAAAAAATCATCATCACGGAGTTGTAACAACTGCCAATTATAATGCTAGAAAATACGGTGCGCATTCAGCAATGCCTGCACAACAAGCAATAGAACTTATACCTCGTGATAAGTTGGTGATTGCTCCACCAAATTTTGAATTGTACCGTAAGACTTCTGATTATATTCATAATATATTCGGAGAAGTGACAGACAATTATCAATCGGTTGCACTTGATGAAGCATATCTTGATGTGACGGAGAACAAATTAAATGAATCCAATACTTTAAAAATAGCAAATTATATTCAACAAAGGATAATTCGTGAAACACAGCTGACTTGTTCAGTTGGAATATCTTATAATAAATTTCTAGCTAAGATGGCATCAGATTATCGTAAGCCGTTTGGTAGAACAATTATTTTGGGCGAGTACGCTGAGGATTTCTTGAGGCCAATTCCGATCGAGAAATTTAATGGAATAGGAAAAGCGATGCAACAAAAGTTGCATGACATGGATATTTACACTGGTGGAGATTTACAAGAACTAGATCAAGACGTGTTCATTAACACTTTTGGTAAAATGGGCTACATTATGTTCAAAAGAGTTCATGGAATCGATGATTCACCTGTTAATAGTCATAGAGTTCGTAAGTCGATCGGTCGTGAACGAACATATAATCAGAACTTAGTATTGAAGGAACAGATTGAAAAGGAACTTAATTTCTTGGCCGATTTGGTAAGTAAGGATTTGAAGAAACAACGTCAACACGGTAAGACGGTTGTTTTGAAATTACGTAATTCTGATTTTGATACGGTTACTAAACGTATGACTTTTCAAGATTATGTACAAGATAAAGATGAAATATATCGTATTGCCAAAGAGATTTATGATAAATTAGACATAAGCGATCAAAAGATAAGGCTTCTTGGCATTACTTTAACTAACTTAGATCCGTTATCTTATGAGGAAGTTTCTTTAAATTTATTTAAAACGGAGGATAATTAA
- a CDS encoding DEAD/DEAH box helicase → MTKFSQYNFNDAINKSLKEIHFEEPTQVQEAVISLVNKKKDIIVQSETGSGKTHAFLLPILNAITKDQTVQAVIATPSRELAYQIYEDTQAILKNYPEEYNAFIYVGGADRERQKRKLDAHQPQIAIGTPGRLWDMIRENDLHVENVERFVVDEADMTLDMGFLSDVDHIASKMPENHEMMVFSATIPQRLEPFLKKYMKGPQRVEIKNSHIIAKNVDNWLMFAHGRDKKEMIYQLMTLGSPYLALIFANTKKSVDDIYNYLKAKGLKVARIHGGLTPRERKRVMKQIENMEYQFVVATDLAARGIDIPGISHVVNAEIPDDLDFFIHRVGRTGRNKMSGTAITLYNPGEENKIAQLEHMGIKFSPKDVKNGEIVEAYDRDRRVQRHATQEKLDPKLVGFVKKQKTKKKPGYKKKIRQAISTDKRQKNRIRDRQERKQLRDKRRGS, encoded by the coding sequence ATGACTAAATTTTCACAATATAATTTTAATGATGCGATAAACAAATCGCTCAAGGAGATACACTTTGAGGAACCAACTCAGGTTCAAGAAGCAGTAATCTCACTTGTTAACAAGAAGAAAGATATTATCGTTCAATCAGAAACTGGTTCTGGTAAGACTCATGCTTTCTTATTGCCAATTTTGAATGCAATTACTAAAGATCAAACTGTACAGGCTGTGATTGCAACTCCAAGTAGGGAATTGGCCTACCAAATATATGAAGATACGCAAGCAATTCTTAAGAATTATCCAGAAGAATATAATGCGTTTATCTATGTTGGTGGAGCTGATCGTGAACGTCAAAAGAGAAAGCTTGATGCTCATCAACCACAAATTGCGATCGGAACTCCGGGTAGATTATGGGATATGATTCGTGAGAATGATCTGCACGTTGAAAACGTTGAACGTTTCGTAGTTGATGAAGCAGATATGACTCTTGACATGGGATTCTTATCAGATGTTGATCATATAGCTAGCAAAATGCCTGAAAACCACGAAATGATGGTTTTCTCTGCTACAATTCCACAAAGACTTGAACCTTTCTTGAAGAAGTACATGAAGGGTCCACAAAGAGTCGAAATCAAGAACTCACATATTATCGCTAAAAATGTTGATAATTGGCTAATGTTTGCTCATGGCCGTGATAAAAAGGAAATGATCTATCAATTGATGACTTTAGGATCACCATATTTGGCATTGATCTTTGCTAATACTAAAAAATCAGTTGATGATATTTATAATTATTTAAAAGCTAAAGGACTAAAAGTTGCACGTATACATGGTGGTTTGACTCCTCGTGAGAGAAAACGTGTTATGAAGCAGATTGAAAATATGGAATATCAATTTGTTGTGGCAACTGATTTGGCTGCACGTGGTATTGATATACCTGGTATTTCACACGTTGTTAATGCAGAGATACCTGATGATTTGGACTTTTTCATTCACCGTGTCGGTAGAACTGGACGTAACAAAATGTCAGGTACTGCTATTACGTTGTATAATCCAGGTGAAGAAAATAAAATTGCTCAGCTTGAACATATGGGCATCAAATTTTCTCCAAAGGATGTAAAAAATGGAGAAATTGTTGAAGCATATGACAGAGATCGTCGTGTTCAACGTCATGCTACACAAGAAAAACTCGATCCAAAATTAGTTGGATTTGTTAAAAAACAAAAGACCAAGAAAAAGCCAGGATATAAGAAAAAGATTAGACAAGCTATTTCTACTGATAAACGTCAAAAGAACCGTATTAGAGATCGTCAAGAACGTAAGCAACTAAGAGATAAAAGACGTGGAAGTTAG
- a CDS encoding DUF1292 domain-containing protein translates to MNENPESPKDLDEVTLSDDQGNKETYKILFTFDSEDYQKSYVFLYPKNDEDSDEVELQAYSFEPDANGDVTAGDLLPIEDEEEWDMVQEVLNTFTADDGQDQ, encoded by the coding sequence ATGAATGAAAATCCAGAATCACCAAAGGATTTGGATGAAGTTACATTAAGTGACGACCAAGGTAATAAAGAGACATACAAGATTTTGTTTACCTTCGATTCTGAAGATTACCAAAAATCATATGTTTTCTTATACCCTAAAAATGATGAAGATTCTGATGAAGTAGAACTTCAAGCATATTCATTTGAACCAGATGCAAACGGTGATGTTACAGCCGGTGATCTTCTTCCAATCGAAGACGAAGAAGAATGGGATATGGTTCAAGAGGTTTTGAATACTTTCACAGCTGATGACGGTCAAGATCAATAG
- a CDS encoding IreB family regulatory phosphoprotein, whose translation MSSLDKTMSFDFNENKGKDVKETLQSVYQSLEEKGYNPINQIVGYLLSGDPAYIPRHNDARNLILKHERDEIIEELVKSYLNQDK comes from the coding sequence ATGAGTTCACTTGATAAAACAATGAGTTTTGATTTTAATGAAAACAAAGGCAAGGACGTCAAAGAAACATTACAAAGTGTTTATCAATCACTAGAGGAAAAAGGTTATAATCCAATTAATCAAATTGTTGGATACTTATTGTCTGGTGATCCTGCCTATATTCCGCGTCACAATGATGCGAGAAATCTAATCTTAAAACACGAAAGAGACGAGATAATCGAAGAATTAGTTAAAAGTTATCTCAATCAAGATAAATAA
- the alaS gene encoding alanine--tRNA ligase: protein MKKLSSSEIRKMFLDFFQEKKHMIEPSASLVPVDDPTLLWINSGVATLKKYFDGTVIPENPRITNAQKCIRTNDIENVGKTARHQTFFEMLGNFSVGDYFKEEVIPWAFEFLTSPDWLDMDKDLLYVTTYPKDTETQKLWAKVGIAQDHILKTEDNFWDIGEGPCGPDSEIFYDRGQSFNNLDADDPENYPGGENERYLEVWNIVFSELNHLPNGKYVEQPHKNIDTGMGLERLVSIIQGTETNFETDLFKPIIDHVATLSNGRKYGDKAEDDVSFKIIADHVRTVSFAVGDGALPSNEGRGYVIRRLIRRAVLNGKKLGINGPFLYKLVPIVGEIMESYYPEVSQQKDFIAKTIELEEKRFSETLNDGLSLLNGIIESLHENNKKIINGADAFKLYDTYGFPLEMTREYAHDENIDVDEDGFKANMEEQKQRARAARGNLQSMGMQDETLMEIKTPSEFVGYKNVDIKATLKNIVVDDSEVEEVAEGKAQLIFDKTPFYAEMGGQVADIGGIYDNNGNEVAEVIDVQHAPNGQNIHLVNVSTTLEKNVEYQLKIDNDFREKVRHNHTATHLLDQALRDVLGSRTHQAGSLVEPEYLRFDFNSNAALTEEQISQLEKIVNKKIWDAIPVKTEVLPIEEAKKKKGAIALFSEKYGDVVRVVEIDDYSTEFCGGTHARNTSELGLFKITSESAIGSGIRRVEAVTGEEAFEYLSNQLQLLQETARNMKVNQLKDVPARATQLIDDNKALNRDNQNLKLKLTSQKSAEVFSDVEEINEFKVIANAIPADMAALRQLADKWKNEQSSDILILGGSADKKASLVVAVNKHAQDKGIKASDVIKKISKEIQGGGGGRPDMAQAGGKNPAGLTNALQLAKDVIKSY from the coding sequence ATGAAAAAATTATCAAGTTCTGAAATAAGAAAAATGTTTTTGGATTTCTTTCAAGAAAAGAAACATATGATTGAACCTAGTGCTTCATTAGTTCCAGTCGATGATCCTACTTTATTGTGGATAAACTCTGGTGTTGCTACATTAAAGAAGTATTTTGATGGTACAGTGATTCCTGAAAATCCACGTATCACTAATGCTCAAAAGTGTATTAGAACTAATGATATTGAAAACGTTGGTAAAACTGCCCGTCACCAAACTTTCTTTGAAATGTTAGGTAACTTCTCAGTTGGTGATTATTTCAAAGAAGAAGTAATTCCATGGGCATTTGAATTTTTAACAAGTCCAGACTGGTTAGATATGGATAAAGATCTATTGTATGTAACCACATATCCTAAAGATACTGAAACACAAAAACTCTGGGCAAAAGTTGGAATCGCTCAAGATCATATTTTGAAGACAGAAGATAACTTCTGGGATATCGGTGAGGGTCCTTGTGGTCCTGATTCAGAGATTTTCTATGATCGTGGTCAATCATTCAATAATCTAGATGCAGATGATCCTGAAAACTACCCTGGTGGTGAAAACGAGAGATACCTTGAAGTTTGGAATATTGTATTCTCAGAATTAAACCATCTACCAAATGGTAAGTATGTTGAACAGCCACATAAGAATATTGATACTGGTATGGGACTAGAGCGACTTGTTTCAATTATTCAAGGAACAGAAACGAATTTTGAAACAGATTTATTCAAACCAATCATTGACCATGTTGCAACACTTAGTAATGGTCGTAAATATGGTGATAAAGCTGAAGATGATGTTTCGTTCAAAATTATAGCCGATCATGTTAGAACTGTTTCGTTTGCAGTTGGTGATGGAGCACTTCCTTCAAATGAAGGTCGAGGCTACGTTATTAGACGATTGATCAGACGTGCTGTACTTAATGGTAAAAAGTTAGGTATTAATGGACCATTTCTTTATAAGCTAGTACCAATTGTTGGTGAGATCATGGAGAGTTATTATCCAGAAGTTAGTCAACAAAAGGACTTTATTGCTAAGACAATCGAATTAGAAGAGAAACGTTTTTCAGAAACACTTAATGATGGTTTATCATTATTGAATGGTATAATTGAATCTCTTCATGAGAATAATAAAAAAATCATTAATGGTGCCGATGCATTCAAGCTATATGATACTTACGGTTTTCCATTGGAAATGACTCGTGAGTATGCTCATGATGAAAATATAGACGTTGATGAAGATGGTTTCAAAGCTAACATGGAAGAACAAAAGCAACGTGCCCGTGCTGCTCGTGGAAACCTACAATCAATGGGTATGCAAGATGAAACACTAATGGAAATCAAAACACCTAGTGAATTCGTCGGTTATAAAAACGTTGACATAAAGGCAACCTTGAAGAATATTGTTGTTGATGATTCTGAAGTAGAAGAGGTAGCTGAAGGAAAAGCACAATTGATCTTTGATAAGACACCTTTCTATGCAGAAATGGGTGGACAGGTTGCTGATATTGGTGGAATCTATGACAATAATGGTAATGAAGTCGCTGAAGTTATTGATGTACAACATGCACCAAATGGTCAAAATATCCATTTGGTAAATGTATCTACAACTTTAGAAAAAAATGTTGAATATCAATTGAAGATTGACAATGATTTCCGTGAAAAAGTTCGCCATAATCATACTGCTACACATTTACTAGATCAGGCATTACGTGATGTTTTAGGTTCAAGAACACATCAAGCTGGTTCTTTAGTTGAACCAGAATATTTGAGATTTGATTTTAACAGTAATGCTGCATTGACTGAAGAACAGATCAGTCAATTGGAAAAAATCGTAAATAAAAAGATTTGGGATGCTATCCCTGTAAAAACAGAAGTATTACCAATTGAAGAAGCCAAGAAAAAGAAGGGTGCTATTGCTTTATTCAGTGAAAAGTACGGAGATGTTGTCCGTGTCGTTGAAATTGACGATTATTCAACTGAATTCTGTGGTGGTACACATGCACGTAATACTTCAGAACTTGGATTGTTCAAGATTACTTCTGAATCAGCAATTGGTTCAGGTATTCGTCGTGTTGAAGCAGTTACTGGTGAAGAGGCATTTGAATACTTAAGTAATCAATTACAATTATTACAAGAAACGGCCAGAAATATGAAGGTCAATCAATTGAAAGATGTACCTGCAAGAGCAACTCAATTGATTGATGATAACAAAGCGTTGAATCGTGATAACCAAAACTTGAAGTTAAAACTTACAAGTCAAAAATCCGCTGAGGTCTTCAGTGATGTTGAAGAAATCAACGAGTTCAAAGTTATCGCCAATGCAATTCCAGCAGATATGGCCGCATTAAGACAGCTAGCAGATAAGTGGAAGAATGAACAGAGTTCTGACATATTAATATTGGGTGGAAGTGCTGATAAAAAAGCTAGTCTTGTTGTAGCCGTTAATAAGCATGCTCAAGACAAAGGAATCAAGGCATCTGATGTCATCAAGAAAATTTCTAAGGAAATTCAAGGTGGCGGAGGTGGCCGTCCTGATATGGCACAAGCTGGTGGTAAAAATCCCGCTGGTCTTACAAATGCGTTACAATTAGCCAAAGATGTTATTAAATCTTATTAA
- the ruvX gene encoding Holliday junction resolvase RuvX — MRLLGLDVGSRTVGVAASDLLGWTAQGVEIIRINEDKEEFGLDRLGEIIDDKKPTGIVIGLPKNMNNTEGPRVEKSREYGKMVVDRFNLPVDFIDERLTTVQAERMLIDEANVSRMKRKKVIDKIAAEMILQNYLDAKGKLTKE, encoded by the coding sequence ATGCGCTTATTGGGATTAGACGTTGGTTCCAGAACTGTCGGTGTAGCCGCAAGTGACCTATTGGGATGGACCGCTCAGGGTGTTGAGATCATCCGTATTAATGAGGACAAGGAAGAGTTTGGCTTGGATCGTCTAGGTGAAATTATCGATGATAAAAAACCAACAGGGATTGTTATTGGTCTTCCTAAGAATATGAATAATACAGAAGGCCCAAGAGTAGAGAAATCTCGTGAATACGGTAAGATGGTGGTTGATAGATTTAACCTACCAGTAGACTTTATAGACGAAAGATTGACTACTGTTCAGGCAGAACGTATGTTAATTGATGAAGCGAATGTTTCACGTATGAAAAGAAAAAAAGTTATTGATAAAATTGCTGCAGAGATGATTTTACAAAATTATCTTGATGCAAAAGGCAAGTTAACGAAGGAATAG
- the zwf gene encoding glucose-6-phosphate dehydrogenase, whose amino-acid sequence MAKEKSAIFIIFGGSGDLAHRKLYPALYRLYKAGVLKDHFAVIGTARRPWSDDYFRETVVTSLENLDDDKQKMEEFAKHFFYQSHNVNDSKHYIALKELAAKLDDQFSAGHNRVYYMAIAPRFFGTVAEHINSEGLKTKNGFNRLVIEKPFGRDLASASELNNDLSKAFPEEEIYRIDHYLGKKMIQEIPNIRLKNPKFDKALSGKYVSNIQVTLGESLGVEDRGGYYETSGVLRDMVQNHIMQIIGSIAMDKPDEMTAESIHKVKTDLFSSLKVLDPEEVNRAFVRGQYDTDRLGKQTAYRDEENVDDNSNIETYAAGKIEFDDERWANVPFYVRSGKRMPDKSSRIDIVFNDQASKLGINPNTTVSLLIEPENGHSILVNGIDYQDSNQDLIKFPEDKTYFDDAREAYESLIIDILSGDRIHFTLWDELQSTWKYIDVIREQWDLETPKFPNYLSGTMGPEAADTLLERDGNSWVWDD is encoded by the coding sequence ATGGCTAAAGAAAAATCAGCAATTTTTATTATTTTTGGAGGTTCTGGAGATCTTGCTCACAGAAAACTCTATCCTGCCCTATATCGTTTGTACAAAGCAGGCGTATTAAAGGACCATTTTGCCGTAATTGGTACAGCACGTCGTCCCTGGAGTGATGACTATTTCCGTGAAACAGTGGTAACTTCACTTGAGAATTTGGACGATGATAAGCAAAAGATGGAAGAGTTTGCAAAACATTTCTTCTATCAATCACATAATGTTAATGATTCAAAACATTATATTGCTCTAAAGGAATTAGCTGCCAAACTCGATGATCAGTTTAGTGCTGGTCATAATCGTGTATACTACATGGCTATTGCCCCTAGATTCTTTGGTACAGTTGCCGAACACATCAACTCCGAAGGATTGAAGACAAAGAATGGATTCAATCGTCTAGTTATTGAGAAACCATTTGGTCGTGATCTAGCTAGTGCTTCAGAGCTTAATAATGACTTGTCAAAGGCTTTCCCAGAGGAAGAAATTTATCGTATCGATCACTATTTAGGTAAGAAAATGATTCAAGAAATTCCTAATATACGCTTGAAGAATCCTAAGTTTGACAAGGCCTTGAGTGGCAAATATGTTTCAAATATTCAAGTTACTTTAGGTGAATCCCTTGGTGTTGAAGATCGTGGTGGATATTATGAAACCTCTGGTGTCTTACGTGATATGGTCCAAAATCATATTATGCAGATCATCGGATCGATTGCCATGGATAAACCAGATGAAATGACAGCAGAATCTATTCATAAAGTTAAGACTGACTTATTCTCCAGCCTAAAAGTTCTTGATCCAGAAGAGGTCAATAGGGCCTTTGTTCGTGGACAATATGATACGGACCGTTTAGGTAAACAAACAGCTTATCGTGATGAAGAAAATGTTGATGATAATTCTAATATTGAGACATATGCTGCTGGGAAGATAGAGTTTGATGATGAACGTTGGGCAAATGTTCCATTTTATGTTCGTTCAGGTAAACGTATGCCAGATAAATCATCAAGAATTGATATCGTGTTTAATGACCAAGCTTCTAAACTTGGAATTAATCCCAATACAACGGTTAGTTTGTTGATTGAACCTGAGAACGGTCATAGTATTTTGGTCAATGGAATTGATTATCAGGATTCAAATCAAGATTTGATCAAGTTCCCAGAAGACAAAACATATTTTGATGACGCTCGTGAGGCTTATGAGAGTTTGATTATCGATATTTTGTCAGGTGATAGGATTCACTTTACTTTGTGGGATGAACTTCAAAGTACATGGAAGTATATTGATGTAATTAGAGAACAATGGGACCTAGAAACTCCCAAATTTCCTAACTACCTAAGTGGCACAATGGGTCCAGAGGCTGCTGATACTTTACTAGAACGTGATGGAAATTCATGGGTCTGGGATGACTAG
- the tgt gene encoding tRNA guanosine(34) transglycosylase Tgt — translation MEPAVKYTLIKKEKHTGARLGMLETPHGTFETPMFMPVGTEASVKNMAPEDLEKIGASIILANTYHLWLRPGEDIVKEAGGLHKFMNWDKGILTDSGGFQVFSLANTRDITEAGVHFRNHLNGRREFLSPEKAMKIENYLGPDIMMSLDECPPFFESYDYIKKSVARTSRWAERGLKAHRNPDWQALFGIVQGAGFEDLRKQSVEDLTSMDFPGYSIGGLSVGESKEEMNHVLDFTAPLLPENKPRYLMGVGSTDALVDGVIRGIDMFDCVLPTRIARNGTCMTTKGRLVVKNAKYARDFRPIDEDCDCYVCRNYSRAYIRHLINANELFGTHLTSYHNLYYLLNLMKNVRQAIRDDNLLEFREHVFEEYGLNKENARNF, via the coding sequence ATGGAACCAGCGGTTAAATATACTTTAATTAAAAAAGAAAAGCATACTGGTGCACGTCTTGGAATGTTAGAAACGCCACATGGAACGTTTGAAACACCAATGTTTATGCCAGTTGGTACAGAAGCATCTGTTAAGAATATGGCTCCAGAAGATCTAGAGAAAATTGGAGCAAGTATTATATTGGCCAATACATATCATCTATGGCTTAGACCTGGTGAAGATATCGTTAAAGAAGCCGGTGGTTTACACAAGTTCATGAACTGGGACAAGGGTATTTTAACTGATTCCGGTGGTTTTCAGGTATTTTCATTAGCCAATACACGTGATATTACTGAAGCTGGTGTTCATTTTAGGAATCATTTAAACGGTCGCCGTGAATTCCTATCACCTGAAAAGGCTATGAAAATCGAAAATTATCTAGGCCCAGATATTATGATGAGTTTGGATGAGTGTCCACCATTTTTTGAGAGTTATGACTATATTAAAAAGTCCGTTGCACGTACTAGTCGTTGGGCAGAACGTGGATTAAAGGCACATCGCAATCCTGATTGGCAGGCACTATTTGGAATTGTTCAAGGTGCAGGTTTTGAGGATCTTCGTAAACAAAGTGTGGAAGATTTAACTAGCATGGATTTCCCAGGTTATTCAATTGGTGGATTATCAGTTGGTGAATCTAAAGAAGAGATGAACCATGTCCTAGACTTCACAGCTCCTCTACTTCCTGAGAACAAGCCTAGATATTTAATGGGAGTTGGTTCAACAGATGCGTTGGTTGATGGTGTAATACGTGGAATCGATATGTTTGATTGTGTTTTGCCAACAAGAATTGCTAGAAATGGAACTTGTATGACAACAAAGGGACGCTTAGTTGTTAAAAATGCTAAATACGCACGAGACTTTCGTCCAATAGATGAAGATTGTGATTGTTACGTATGTCGTAATTACAGTCGTGCATATATTCGTCATTTAATTAATGCAAATGAGTTATTTGGAACACATTTGACTAGTTATCATAATTTATACTACTTGTTAAATCTTATGAAGAATGTTCGTCAAGCAATACGTGATGACAATTTATTAGAATTTAGGGAGCATGTTTTTGAAGAATATGGTCTAAATAAAGAAAATGCTCGTAATTTCTAA